From the Hugenholtzia roseola DSM 9546 genome, one window contains:
- a CDS encoding carboxylesterase family protein, translating into MKQYLPRFTNAFSHFSRRQPLFGHLFLLCLLSLWAKEAQAQLPNRYLEEVFPTTTLIPNVRFGTNIPKVRTTPQLNPFAPFFAPTASIVTPNEGDMATQQQNLDMDIYLPTGDTLTKRPVIIICFGGGFVAGSRADTDIQRYAERLARRGFVTAAIDYRLGMNILNADASYRGVYRGVQDGRQAVRFFRANAATYGIDPDQVFIAGHSAGGFVALHNIHLDKVGEIPVQTQAVPSGTYGNSNNWPSLGGLDGVGQNQTQNGKANMAFAWAGALGFLSYVEGADDAPACMFHSVDDGTVPYSSGEPFPDFAFITDLPVVYGSGTIHPYAQGVGAPTTLHDTTGLDHNPHLSTTANEILVRNRMGECSYEYRLKPFEVQIVGDDQVCFSSTNPALNIRTYTLSNTDNYHYEWQVVGGTFVTPPTVFSTSVQVQWNSAGTHSLSVRPFQRNLARNKTLITRTVTVTAPSNPPPITCPANVSANADAGLCSANLTLTAPTVDGCAVSLVNDFNNTADASGVYPVGTTAVVWTVTDINGNINTCTQTVTVVDAQNPTAVCQNLNLNLDASGSLTFSATDFNNGSADNCLIASILFDDTGLATKTFDCSQIGTNTVTIRVTDAAGNSSTCTATLTVVDNLTPTPLCQNLSLNLDASGSLTVSASDFNNGSSDNCGIISILFDDTGTATKTFDCGDVGAHNPVIRFTDAAGNSNTCTATLNVLDFTLPTALCQNLSLNLDASGSLTVSASDFNNGSNDNCGIASILFDDTAAATKTFTCATAGVQNLVIRITDTNGNVSTCSATLTVADNTLPTAVCQNLSLNLDATGSLTVSASDFNNGSSDNCGIASIVFTDTGLTTKTFSCADLGTQAVMISVTDTNGNVNACTTNAFVSANEFLVYSGAQFSENNANDGSIGNALNLTLAPCKEFAGADGTDLVATGAVTVLNLPAGLTAQIIKTSGTTATFSLVGNANPHTSAENVNDLTVTFLDAAFNGGNATTVSGSVRNDLQVLFLNSPLVGGGGFIPAPALTIPNQFRLVAVNTHSIALTWELSPQAQGYRLYRYSAANGWEVIAFLEADVSEYLDTDLQNDTEYRYRLEAYRGAETATANGREHTYPEMPLVEILRPACSNNPYVRLQAINRHTNPVFLWYDAPQGGNLLFKSLTTRIFEYPISSPTVFYVAAEGLKYESTERTRVEIIPQTAPMAQFLNLTSDLATQKAIYTCQNSRLLELLEPTNDLIQTYTWYRYGVQVAQTQTPEYLATESGIYTVRVENASGCFTVSDKVAVYLNYQPEAKILASAQVFFCRQGLLSAKSLPNATYRWFRNGESVAEGEVLTVSMAGNYTVEVSQYGCTQTSSVVEVVLGAFPEEIALSATDTQICQGSTTVLEVPAFPQTLYRWYRNGIFLTTTQVPTLEVGSEGVYTVELRSRAAGQNCAQFTSALALDVIAVEKARLLRIGSALKVETQGQVARVDWYFNGEMRSDLGNALEITPTQVGHYQAEVVYASNCATKTQRLFLTTGVTGEEQEPTENLALQIFPNPTQDLCHLVGLDKIFEKDLQVEIHDATGKVVWIQKYENVEPTLQIQTQSWANGSYFIVLSNAEKTVIRKLIKE; encoded by the coding sequence ATGAAACAATATCTACCTCGATTCACCAATGCGTTTTCGCACTTCTCACGACGACAACCACTTTTTGGGCATCTTTTCCTGCTCTGCCTCCTAAGCCTTTGGGCGAAAGAAGCACAAGCCCAACTTCCCAATCGCTACTTAGAGGAGGTCTTTCCTACCACAACGCTCATACCCAACGTCCGTTTTGGCACAAATATTCCCAAAGTACGCACAACACCACAGCTTAATCCCTTTGCACCTTTTTTTGCACCTACCGCCAGCATCGTAACGCCAAATGAGGGCGATATGGCGACGCAACAGCAAAATTTGGACATGGATATTTACCTGCCCACAGGTGATACGCTTACCAAACGTCCTGTTATTATCATCTGTTTTGGAGGTGGTTTTGTGGCAGGCAGTCGCGCAGATACCGATATTCAACGTTATGCCGAGCGTTTGGCAAGGCGCGGTTTTGTTACGGCAGCGATAGACTACCGTTTGGGTATGAATATTTTAAATGCAGATGCTTCTTATCGCGGCGTGTATCGTGGCGTTCAGGACGGCAGGCAGGCAGTTCGCTTTTTTCGCGCCAATGCCGCCACTTATGGCATAGACCCTGACCAAGTTTTCATTGCAGGGCATAGTGCAGGTGGTTTTGTGGCTTTGCACAACATTCATTTGGATAAGGTAGGTGAAATTCCTGTCCAGACACAAGCCGTTCCTTCGGGTACGTATGGCAATTCCAACAACTGGCCTTCTTTGGGTGGGCTTGATGGGGTAGGTCAGAATCAGACCCAAAATGGAAAGGCAAACATGGCTTTTGCTTGGGCAGGAGCTTTGGGTTTTCTTTCCTATGTAGAAGGTGCAGACGACGCGCCTGCCTGTATGTTTCATAGTGTTGATGACGGCACAGTGCCTTATAGCAGTGGCGAGCCTTTTCCTGATTTCGCTTTTATTACGGATTTGCCCGTTGTATATGGCAGTGGTACAATTCACCCCTACGCACAGGGCGTTGGCGCACCCACTACCCTGCATGATACCACAGGTTTAGACCACAATCCGCATCTTAGCACAACGGCAAATGAGATTTTGGTACGCAATCGTATGGGCGAATGTTCCTATGAATACCGCCTCAAACCCTTTGAGGTGCAAATTGTAGGCGACGACCAAGTTTGCTTTTCAAGTACCAATCCTGCTCTCAATATCCGAACTTATACCCTTTCCAATACCGACAATTATCACTATGAATGGCAAGTAGTAGGGGGAACTTTCGTAACGCCGCCTACCGTTTTCAGCACTTCGGTACAGGTACAATGGAACAGTGCAGGCACGCATAGCCTCTCTGTTCGTCCTTTTCAGCGGAATTTGGCGCGAAATAAAACCCTCATTACGCGAACCGTTACCGTTACTGCGCCTTCAAATCCGCCCCCTATCACCTGCCCTGCCAATGTTTCGGCAAATGCAGATGCAGGGCTTTGCAGTGCCAATCTAACCCTGACTGCTCCTACCGTAGATGGGTGCGCCGTTTCTCTTGTCAATGATTTCAATAATACGGCTGATGCAAGCGGCGTATATCCCGTAGGCACAACCGCCGTCGTCTGGACAGTAACCGACATCAACGGCAACATCAACACTTGCACCCAAACGGTGACGGTGGTAGATGCCCAAAATCCTACGGCAGTTTGTCAGAATCTGAACCTCAATTTAGATGCTTCGGGTTCGCTTACCTTTTCGGCTACTGATTTTAATAATGGTAGCGCGGACAACTGCCTCATTGCCTCGATTTTGTTTGACGATACAGGGCTGGCTACCAAAACTTTTGATTGTAGTCAGATAGGTACGAATACAGTTACAATTCGAGTAACAGACGCAGCAGGGAATAGTAGCACCTGCACCGCAACGCTTACCGTCGTTGATAACCTTACGCCTACCCCCCTTTGTCAGAATTTGAGCCTCAATTTAGATGCTTCGGGTTCGCTTACTGTTTCGGCTTCCGACTTTAATAATGGCAGTAGCGATAATTGTGGTATTATTTCCATTTTATTTGATGACACAGGAACGGCTACCAAAACTTTCGATTGTGGTGATGTTGGTGCGCACAATCCTGTTATTCGTTTTACAGACGCGGCAGGAAATAGTAACACTTGCACCGCAACGCTCAATGTATTGGACTTTACTTTACCTACTGCGCTTTGTCAGAATTTGAGCCTCAATTTAGATGCTTCGGGTTCGCTTACCGTTTCGGCTTCCGATTTCAACAATGGCAGCAACGATAATTGTGGCATTGCTTCTATTTTGTTTGACGATACGGCTGCGGCTACCAAAACCTTTACTTGTGCTACGGCAGGCGTACAAAATCTTGTCATTCGCATTACTGATACAAATGGCAACGTTAGCACTTGCTCTGCAACGCTTACAGTAGCAGATAATACATTGCCTACGGCAGTTTGTCAGAATTTGAGCCTCAATTTAGATGCGACAGGTTCGCTTACAGTTTCAGCTTCCGATTTTAATAATGGCAGTAGCGATAATTGTGGCATTGCCTCTATTGTATTTACTGACACAGGTTTGACAACGAAGACTTTTTCTTGTGCCGACTTGGGTACGCAAGCGGTTATGATTTCCGTAACGGATACAAATGGAAACGTTAATGCTTGTACGACAAATGCCTTTGTGAGTGCCAATGAATTTTTGGTTTATAGTGGCGCACAGTTTAGTGAAAACAACGCCAACGATGGCAGTATTGGCAATGCGCTCAATCTTACCCTTGCGCCTTGCAAGGAATTTGCAGGGGCAGACGGAACAGATTTAGTCGCCACAGGTGCGGTTACGGTACTCAATTTGCCCGCAGGTCTGACGGCACAAATCATCAAGACAAGCGGCACAACGGCTACTTTTTCTTTGGTAGGAAATGCTAACCCGCACACCAGCGCGGAAAACGTCAATGACCTAACCGTTACTTTCTTAGATGCAGCTTTCAATGGAGGAAATGCGACAACAGTTAGTGGCTCTGTCCGAAACGATTTGCAGGTCTTGTTCCTCAATAGCCCCTTAGTAGGGGGTGGCGGCTTTATTCCTGCCCCTGCCCTAACGATTCCAAACCAGTTTCGCCTCGTGGCAGTCAATACGCATAGTATCGCGCTAACTTGGGAACTTTCGCCACAGGCACAAGGCTATCGCCTCTATCGTTATAGTGCTGCAAACGGTTGGGAAGTTATCGCCTTTTTAGAGGCAGATGTGAGTGAGTATTTGGACACAGACTTGCAAAATGATACCGAATATCGCTACCGTTTGGAAGCCTATCGCGGTGCAGAAACGGCAACAGCAAATGGCAGAGAACATACCTATCCCGAAATGCCTTTGGTAGAAATTTTGCGCCCTGCCTGCTCAAACAATCCTTATGTGCGTTTGCAGGCTATCAATCGCCACACAAACCCCGTTTTTCTTTGGTATGATGCACCCCAAGGCGGAAATTTGCTTTTCAAAAGCCTGACGACACGCATCTTCGAGTATCCTATTTCTTCGCCTACCGTCTTTTATGTGGCGGCAGAAGGGTTGAAATACGAAAGCACCGAGCGCACAAGGGTAGAAATTATACCCCAAACCGCTCCTATGGCGCAGTTTCTGAACCTAACCTCTGATTTGGCTACCCAAAAGGCGATTTATACCTGCCAAAATAGCAGGCTTTTGGAACTATTAGAGCCTACCAACGACCTTATCCAAACCTATACTTGGTATCGCTATGGCGTGCAGGTAGCCCAGACGCAAACGCCCGAATACCTCGCTACCGAAAGCGGCATTTATACGGTGAGAGTAGAAAACGCGAGTGGCTGTTTTACGGTTTCAGACAAAGTAGCGGTTTATCTCAACTATCAGCCCGAAGCCAAAATTTTGGCTTCCGCGCAGGTCTTTTTCTGCCGCCAAGGGCTTTTGAGTGCCAAATCATTGCCCAATGCGACTTACCGTTGGTTTAGAAATGGAGAATCGGTAGCAGAAGGCGAAGTTCTCACCGTATCTATGGCAGGAAACTATACCGTAGAGGTTTCCCAATATGGCTGTACGCAAACTTCGTCCGTAGTTGAGGTTGTTTTGGGAGCTTTCCCCGAAGAAATTGCGCTAAGTGCCACAGATACACAAATATGTCAGGGCAGCACAACGGTTTTAGAAGTGCCTGCTTTTCCACAGACGCTTTACCGTTGGTATAGAAATGGCATTTTCCTAACCACAACCCAAGTTCCGACCCTTGAAGTGGGCAGCGAAGGCGTTTATACGGTAGAATTGCGCTCGCGTGCGGCGGGTCAGAATTGCGCACAATTCACCTCTGCCCTTGCGCTGGACGTGATTGCGGTAGAAAAGGCGCGTCTTTTGCGTATCGGTTCGGCTCTAAAAGTGGAAACACAGGGGCAGGTAGCGCGTGTAGATTGGTATTTTAATGGTGAAATGCGCAGCGATTTAGGCAATGCACTTGAAATTACGCCTACACAAGTGGGACACTACCAAGCCGAAGTGGTCTATGCCTCGAATTGTGCCACCAAAACGCAACGCCTTTTCCTAACCACAGGCGTTACGGGCGAGGAGCAAGAGCCTACCGAAAATCTTGCGTTGCAGATTTTCCCAAATCCTACCCAAGACCTCTGCCATCTTGTAGGACTCGATAAAATCTTCGAAAAAGACCTGCAAGTAGAAATTCACGATGCCACAGGCAAAGTCGTATGGATACAAAAGTATGAAAACGTAGAGCCAACGCTTCAAATCCAGACCCAATCGTGGGCGAATGGAAGCTATTTTATCGTGCTTTCAAATGCAGAAAAAACGGTAATTAGAAAACTCATCAAAGAGTAG
- a CDS encoding DUF4168 domain-containing protein, translating into MQNLFPTFTLCLLLWLLGAVGQSLWAQNEPISEQELRLYAKTLKMHNPLQAEYEKEVATLIQNSPIGVELFTQILVEGEKIVPKDKQAAYQTLKVELTTLKQKLEAEKRKLATSQGLSEARYFYIKAAIAQDHNLHKQVHQFVVAQD; encoded by the coding sequence ATGCAAAATTTGTTTCCTACCTTTACTTTATGCCTTCTCCTTTGGCTTTTGGGTGCAGTAGGGCAGTCTTTATGGGCGCAAAATGAGCCAATTTCAGAACAGGAATTGCGTCTTTATGCCAAGACGCTCAAAATGCACAATCCTTTACAAGCCGAGTATGAAAAAGAAGTGGCGACGCTGATTCAAAATTCGCCCATTGGGGTCGAGCTTTTTACACAAATTTTGGTAGAAGGCGAAAAAATTGTACCAAAAGACAAGCAAGCCGCCTATCAGACGCTCAAAGTAGAACTTACCACTTTGAAGCAAAAGTTAGAAGCCGAAAAGCGCAAGTTGGCAACTTCGCAGGGGCTTTCCGAAGCGCGTTATTTCTACATCAAGGCAGCCATTGCACAAGACCACAACCTGCACAAACAGGTGCATCAATTTGTAGTGGCGCAAGATTAG
- a CDS encoding transposase-like zinc-binding domain-containing protein: MSAQLPNCPRCDNHSTIKSGVIRNRQRYYCKACEYYFTVQKEGKRIDNYYVIKALQLYLEGLSYREIERIIGVSHVSVMNWVKEYRISRPKMRDSRPTYRVLKHRELLEFLEDKENVIDNSLLITPVGDKFMLIKWEKFRGQS; this comes from the coding sequence ATGTCCGCACAATTACCCAACTGCCCACGCTGCGACAACCACAGCACCATCAAAAGCGGCGTTATCAGAAACCGACAACGCTACTATTGTAAAGCCTGCGAATACTACTTCACCGTACAAAAAGAAGGAAAACGCATCGATAACTACTACGTCATCAAAGCCTTACAGCTTTATTTGGAAGGACTTAGCTACCGCGAAATAGAGCGCATCATTGGCGTAAGTCACGTATCGGTCATGAACTGGGTGAAAGAATACCGCATCAGCCGCCCCAAGATGCGCGATTCAAGACCTACGTATCGCGTCTTGAAGCACCGCGAGCTTTTAGAATTTTTAGAGGACAAAGAAAACGTCATCGACAATAGCTTGCTTATCACCCCTGTAGGCGATAAATTTATGCTTATCAAATGGGAAAAATTTAGGGGGCAATCTTAG
- a CDS encoding DUF4212 domain-containing protein, with amino-acid sequence MASNLNKNGQDIERLKEYWRKNITYVGILLFIWFISSYGAGILFADSLNEIRIGGFKLGFWFAQQGSMYIFVGIIFVYVWLMSKLDKEYDVDEK; translated from the coding sequence ATGGCATCAAATCTAAACAAAAACGGTCAGGATATCGAACGCCTAAAAGAATATTGGCGCAAAAATATCACCTACGTTGGCATCTTACTTTTCATCTGGTTTATCTCCTCGTATGGCGCAGGGATTCTCTTTGCCGATTCGCTCAATGAGATTCGCATTGGGGGCTTCAAGTTAGGGTTCTGGTTTGCCCAACAAGGGTCTATGTATATTTTTGTGGGTATTATTTTCGTCTATGTCTGGCTTATGTCTAAATTAGACAAAGAATATGATGTAGATGAAAAATAA